One Stenotrophomonas maltophilia DNA window includes the following coding sequences:
- a CDS encoding ABC transporter permease subunit, with translation MSPRSAKGLGLGVLLLGFAFLYLPILLLMFYSFNSSRLAMVWAGFSTRAYSDLFADRALMDAMWTSLVVAFWTACTATVLGTLAAMVMTRFKRFRGKPLFGALVTAPLVMPDVILGFSLMALLASMGAIPGFPARGLTTIWIAHVTFTLCFVTVVVSSRLQEMDLSLEEAAMDLGASRLTVFGRITLPIIAPALVAGWLLAFTLSLDDVVVASFVATPGSTTLPMKVFASVRMGISPKINALATLLVSAVSIAAVIGWYINARAEKRRQRDLQLARQENG, from the coding sequence ATGAGCCCGCGTAGCGCCAAGGGCCTCGGGCTGGGCGTGCTGCTGCTCGGCTTCGCCTTCCTCTACCTGCCGATCCTGTTGTTGATGTTCTATTCGTTCAACAGCTCGCGGCTGGCGATGGTCTGGGCCGGGTTCTCCACCCGCGCCTACAGCGACCTGTTCGCCGACCGCGCGCTGATGGATGCGATGTGGACCAGCCTGGTGGTCGCGTTCTGGACCGCCTGTACCGCCACCGTGCTGGGCACGCTGGCGGCGATGGTGATGACGCGCTTCAAGCGCTTCCGTGGCAAGCCGCTGTTCGGCGCGCTGGTGACCGCGCCGCTGGTGATGCCGGATGTGATCCTCGGCTTCTCGCTGATGGCGCTGCTGGCCTCGATGGGTGCGATTCCCGGCTTCCCGGCACGTGGCCTGACCACCATCTGGATCGCCCACGTCACCTTCACCCTGTGCTTCGTCACCGTGGTGGTGTCCTCGCGCCTGCAGGAAATGGACCTGTCGCTGGAGGAAGCAGCGATGGACCTGGGCGCGAGCCGGCTGACTGTGTTCGGGCGCATCACCCTGCCGATCATCGCGCCGGCGCTGGTGGCCGGTTGGCTGCTGGCGTTCACCCTGTCGCTGGATGACGTGGTGGTGGCCAGCTTCGTCGCCACACCGGGCTCGACCACGCTGCCGATGAAGGTGTTCGCCTCGGTGCGCATGGGCATCAGCCCGAAGATCAATGCATTGGCCACGCTGCTGGTGTCGGCGGTGTCGATTGCCGCGGTGATTGGCTGGTACATCAATGCCCGCGCCGAGAAGCGGCGCCAGCGCGACCTGCAGCTGGCTCGGCAGGAGAACGGCTGA
- a CDS encoding NAD-dependent succinate-semialdehyde dehydrogenase: MTVEIVDPATGLVTYRHELMGAADIEQRLQAAADAFPGWAERSLQERGTILKQIAGQLRARRDDLQQAMTHEMGKLKAEALAEVDKCAAACEFYADHAADYLKPQLIDTEAQRSYVRYEPIGCVFAVMPWNFPIWQVFRFLAPAFMAGNVALLKHASNVPQCADLILAVCRDGGLPDGVFDVLHIDNDQAAEVLHDARVKAVTLTGSERAGRSIASNAGIQLKKSVMELGGSDAFVVLDDADLDKTVAAAVKSRFDNSGQTCIAAKRFIVVEAVADEFTRRFVEAAGERQYGDPNERGTTLAPMARADLRDELHKQVQASVAKGARILVGGEPIAGTHAGYPATVLDQVGPGMPAYDEELFGPVAAVIRAADEADALRVANDTRFGLGGSVWTRDPVRGERFAQRMECGAAFVNAIVKSDARLPFGGSKQSGFGRELADHGIHEFMNIKTVYVA, translated from the coding sequence ATGACCGTCGAGATTGTCGATCCGGCCACCGGCCTGGTGACCTACCGCCATGAACTGATGGGTGCCGCCGACATCGAGCAACGCCTGCAGGCCGCAGCCGATGCATTCCCTGGCTGGGCCGAGCGCTCGCTGCAGGAGCGGGGGACGATCCTCAAGCAGATCGCTGGCCAACTGCGTGCGCGCCGCGATGACCTGCAGCAGGCGATGACCCACGAGATGGGCAAGCTCAAGGCAGAGGCGTTGGCCGAGGTCGACAAGTGCGCGGCGGCCTGCGAGTTCTACGCCGACCACGCGGCCGACTACCTCAAGCCGCAGCTGATCGACACCGAGGCCCAGCGCAGCTACGTGCGCTACGAGCCGATCGGCTGCGTGTTCGCGGTGATGCCGTGGAATTTCCCGATCTGGCAGGTGTTCCGTTTCCTCGCCCCGGCGTTCATGGCAGGCAACGTGGCCCTGCTCAAGCACGCCAGCAACGTGCCGCAGTGCGCCGACCTGATCCTGGCGGTGTGCCGTGACGGTGGCCTGCCGGACGGCGTGTTCGACGTGCTGCACATCGACAACGACCAGGCCGCCGAGGTGCTGCACGACGCACGGGTGAAGGCGGTGACACTGACCGGCAGCGAGCGGGCAGGGCGCTCGATCGCATCCAACGCGGGCATCCAGCTGAAGAAGTCGGTGATGGAGCTGGGTGGCAGCGATGCCTTCGTGGTGCTCGACGATGCCGACCTCGACAAGACCGTGGCGGCGGCGGTGAAGTCGCGCTTCGACAACAGCGGGCAGACCTGCATCGCGGCCAAGCGCTTCATCGTGGTCGAGGCGGTGGCCGATGAGTTCACTCGGCGCTTCGTGGAAGCCGCGGGCGAGCGCCAGTACGGCGATCCCAATGAGCGTGGCACCACGCTGGCGCCGATGGCGCGCGCGGACCTGCGCGACGAACTGCACAAGCAGGTGCAGGCCAGCGTGGCCAAGGGGGCGCGCATTCTGGTTGGCGGCGAGCCCATTGCCGGCACCCATGCCGGCTATCCGGCCACCGTGCTCGATCAGGTCGGCCCGGGCATGCCCGCGTATGACGAGGAACTGTTCGGTCCGGTGGCCGCGGTGATCCGGGCTGCCGATGAGGCCGACGCCCTGCGCGTGGCCAACGACACCCGCTTCGGCCTGGGCGGCAGCGTGTGGACACGGGACCCCGTGCGCGGCGAACGTTTCGCCCAGCGCATGGAATGCGGCGCCGCGTTCGTCAACGCCATCGTCAAGAGCGACGCGCGGCTGCCGTTCGGCGGCAGCAAGCAGTCCGGTTTCGGTCGGGAGCTGGCCGACCACGGCATCCATGAGTTCATGAACATCAAGACCGTCTACGTGGCTTGA
- a CDS encoding magnesium and cobalt transport protein CorA encodes MAGMSLPASASAPASANPACVINCVHYDDQGKRHDISLDAISDVIASGNGFVWVGLYDPNEDVLLKLQEEFCLHDLAIEDARNAHQRPKVETYGNSQFVVVTTAQMVDERIQYGETHAFLGPRFLVTVRHGASLSYAPVRARVEREPQLLKMGPSYCLYAVTDFVVDNYLPIVHRFRDTLDLLEKDIFADTYKRSTVVRLYELKRELNKMRMAVAPLQDVLAQLRRYQGELIPDEVKLYIRDVHDHAVRISDVIDTLREMLGTALSVNLSLVTLAQGETVKRLGAWAALLAAPTLITSWYGMNFSHMPELNQPWAYPLMIVGVGGVCVGLYRLFKRAKWL; translated from the coding sequence ATGGCGGGCATGTCACTGCCCGCCTCCGCTTCCGCACCTGCCTCGGCCAACCCCGCCTGCGTCATCAACTGCGTCCACTACGATGACCAGGGCAAACGCCACGACATCAGCCTGGATGCCATCAGCGATGTCATCGCCAGTGGCAATGGCTTCGTCTGGGTCGGCCTGTATGACCCCAACGAAGACGTGCTGCTGAAACTGCAGGAGGAATTCTGCCTGCACGACCTGGCCATCGAGGATGCGCGCAACGCGCACCAGCGACCCAAGGTCGAGACCTACGGCAATTCGCAGTTCGTGGTGGTGACCACCGCGCAGATGGTCGACGAGCGTATCCAGTACGGCGAAACCCACGCCTTCCTCGGCCCGCGTTTCCTGGTGACGGTGCGCCACGGCGCATCGTTGTCCTATGCCCCGGTACGTGCACGGGTGGAACGCGAGCCGCAGCTGCTGAAGATGGGCCCGTCGTACTGCCTGTACGCGGTGACCGACTTCGTGGTCGACAACTACCTGCCCATCGTGCATCGCTTCCGCGACACCCTGGACCTGCTGGAAAAGGACATCTTCGCCGACACCTACAAGCGCAGCACGGTGGTGCGGCTGTACGAGCTCAAGCGCGAACTGAACAAGATGCGGATGGCGGTCGCGCCGCTGCAGGATGTGCTGGCGCAGCTGCGCCGCTACCAGGGCGAGCTGATCCCCGACGAAGTGAAGCTGTACATCCGCGACGTGCACGACCACGCGGTACGCATCAGCGATGTGATCGACACCCTGCGCGAGATGCTGGGCACCGCACTGAGCGTGAATCTGTCGCTGGTGACACTGGCGCAGGGCGAGACGGTGAAGCGGCTGGGTGCATGGGCCGCGCTGCTGGCCGCGCCGACGCTGATCACCAGCTGGTACGGCATGAACTTCAGCCACATGCCTGAGTTGAACCAGCCGTGGGCGTACCCGTTGATGATCGTTGGCGTAGGTGGCGTGTGCGTGGGGTTGTACCGGTTGTTCAAGCGCGCGAAGTGGTTGTGA
- a CDS encoding DUF4105 domain-containing protein, translating to MALPLAAFAQPAAATPAVPATNAEAPAPRIGVVTMQPGTVFFERFGHDAIVVLDPVSGEATSYNFGYFDPSEDDFISRFARGDMMYYLVALPLQQDLSYYDETGRGASVQWLDLRPDQARALAADLAERAKPENARYHYDYYTANCATMVRDTVDKALGGGLQSQLSGRSRGNTYRSESVRLASPAPWMWLGFDVGLGPFADQPLSRWQEAFVPMRLADALRQARNSDGRPLVQSEQELLPHRIDPEPKEFARRWWPWLLCGLVVAAGVMALRNRPRLLAGLALPFWLLCALFGGVLVFLWGFSIHYAAWANRNLLLLSPLAVLLLPGAISLLRRRVPGRMFRIVLWLLAVQAVAALVLHWLSLQAQYNVQWIVLLLPVHMALAWVLGRRPHLSETRH from the coding sequence ATGGCCCTGCCGCTGGCCGCCTTCGCGCAGCCGGCGGCAGCCACACCTGCCGTACCTGCGACCAACGCTGAAGCCCCTGCCCCGCGCATCGGCGTGGTGACCATGCAGCCGGGCACCGTGTTCTTCGAACGCTTCGGCCACGATGCCATCGTCGTGCTCGATCCGGTCAGCGGCGAGGCGACCTCGTACAACTTCGGCTACTTCGATCCGTCCGAGGACGATTTCATCAGCCGCTTCGCACGCGGCGACATGATGTATTACCTGGTGGCGCTGCCGTTGCAGCAGGACCTGTCGTACTACGACGAGACCGGCCGTGGCGCCAGCGTGCAGTGGCTGGACCTGCGCCCGGACCAGGCGCGTGCGCTGGCCGCCGACCTGGCCGAGCGGGCCAAGCCGGAGAACGCGCGCTACCACTACGATTACTACACCGCCAACTGCGCCACGATGGTGCGCGACACGGTGGACAAGGCATTGGGTGGCGGCCTGCAGTCGCAGCTGTCGGGGCGCTCGCGCGGCAATACCTACCGCAGTGAATCGGTTCGCCTGGCATCGCCGGCACCGTGGATGTGGCTGGGCTTCGATGTAGGCCTCGGGCCGTTCGCCGACCAGCCGCTGTCGCGCTGGCAGGAAGCTTTTGTGCCGATGCGTCTGGCCGATGCGCTGCGCCAGGCACGCAACAGCGATGGGCGTCCGCTGGTGCAGTCCGAACAGGAACTGCTGCCGCACCGCATCGACCCGGAGCCGAAGGAGTTCGCACGCCGTTGGTGGCCGTGGCTGCTGTGCGGCCTGGTAGTCGCCGCTGGCGTGATGGCGCTGCGCAACCGCCCGCGCCTGCTGGCGGGGCTGGCCCTGCCGTTCTGGCTGCTGTGCGCCCTGTTCGGTGGCGTGCTGGTGTTCCTGTGGGGCTTCAGCATTCACTACGCCGCGTGGGCCAACCGCAACCTGCTGTTGCTTTCGCCGCTGGCCGTGCTGCTGTTGCCCGGCGCGATCAGCCTGCTGCGCCGTCGCGTGCCGGGCCGCATGTTCAGGATCGTGCTGTGGCTGCTGGCGGTGCAGGCAGTGGCCGCGCTGGTGCTGCACTGGCTGAGCCTGCAGGCACAGTACAACGTGCAGTGGATCGTGCTGCTGCTGCCGGTGCACATGGCATTGGCCTGGGTGCTGGGGCGGCGTCCTCACTTGTCGGAAACACGGCACTGA
- a CDS encoding HlyC/CorC family transporter, whose translation MSEDDSSSSPAEHSEKKRGWLERLTSAFSGEPHTRDELVAVLHTAQEEGLIAADTLKMMEGAISVAELTVGDVMISRSQMVSLPVEAPFLELMKQVVESGHSRFPVHGENKDDILGILLAKDLLRGVVADNGPANVRELLRPAVLIPEAKKLNVLLKEFRLSRNHMAIVVDEYGGVAGLVTIEDVLEQIVGEIDDEHDEAEDPSAQIAIQSDGQYVVDALTPIGDFNERFGATFSDEDYDTIGGLVTEAVGHLPEVGDELALDRFMFRVARADARRVQAFHVTVLPPDAQDDA comes from the coding sequence ATGTCAGAAGACGACAGTAGTAGCTCCCCTGCGGAGCACAGTGAAAAGAAGCGCGGCTGGCTTGAACGCCTGACCTCCGCCTTCTCCGGCGAACCCCATACCCGCGACGAGCTGGTCGCTGTCCTGCACACCGCGCAGGAAGAGGGTCTGATCGCCGCCGATACCCTGAAGATGATGGAAGGCGCCATTTCGGTGGCCGAGCTGACCGTGGGAGACGTGATGATTTCGCGCTCGCAGATGGTCTCGCTGCCGGTTGAAGCGCCCTTCCTGGAACTGATGAAGCAGGTGGTCGAATCCGGCCATTCGCGCTTCCCGGTACACGGCGAGAACAAGGACGACATCCTTGGCATCCTGTTGGCAAAGGACCTGCTGCGCGGCGTGGTTGCCGACAACGGCCCGGCCAACGTGCGCGAGCTGCTGCGCCCGGCGGTGCTGATCCCGGAGGCGAAGAAGCTCAATGTGCTGCTGAAGGAATTCCGTCTGTCGCGCAACCACATGGCCATCGTGGTGGACGAGTACGGCGGTGTCGCCGGCCTGGTCACCATCGAGGACGTGCTGGAACAGATCGTCGGCGAGATCGACGACGAGCATGACGAGGCTGAAGATCCCTCGGCGCAGATCGCCATCCAGTCCGACGGCCAGTACGTGGTCGACGCGCTGACCCCGATCGGTGACTTCAACGAGCGCTTCGGTGCCACCTTCTCCGACGAGGACTACGACACCATCGGTGGCCTGGTCACCGAGGCCGTGGGTCACCTGCCGGAAGTCGGTGACGAGCTGGCGCTGGATCGCTTCATGTTTCGCGTGGCCCGCGCCGATGCGCGCCGGGTACAGGCCTTCCACGTGACCGTGCTGCCGCCGGACGCGCAGGACGACGCTTGA
- the ybeY gene encoding rRNA maturation RNase YbeY: MTRGPVRLDVAVSYALPRAGLPAAVSFRKWVAAALKGRIREADLAIRVVDAKEGQSLNRHYRGKDYATNVLSFPAEVPEGLPKGVKFPLLGDLVICAPVVAREADEQGKALNAHYAHLTVHGVLHLLGWDHEDDKEAEAMEQLERDILAELGIADPYAGER, from the coding sequence ATGACCCGTGGCCCCGTGCGATTGGACGTCGCCGTCAGTTATGCCCTGCCGCGTGCCGGCCTGCCGGCGGCGGTGAGCTTCCGCAAGTGGGTGGCCGCCGCGTTGAAGGGCCGCATCCGCGAGGCCGATCTGGCCATCCGCGTGGTCGATGCCAAGGAAGGGCAGTCGCTGAACCGCCATTACCGCGGCAAGGACTACGCGACCAACGTGCTCAGCTTCCCGGCCGAAGTGCCCGAAGGCCTGCCCAAGGGCGTCAAGTTCCCGCTGCTCGGTGACCTGGTGATCTGCGCACCGGTGGTGGCCCGCGAAGCCGACGAACAGGGCAAGGCGCTCAACGCCCACTACGCGCACCTGACCGTGCACGGCGTGCTGCATCTGCTTGGCTGGGACCACGAGGACGACAAGGAAGCGGAGGCGATGGAGCAGCTGGAGCGCGACATCCTGGCCGAGCTGGGCATCGCCGACCCGTACGCGGGCGAGCGCTGA
- a CDS encoding PhoH family protein → MKSIEHRDFTLSPEDNERLANLCGPFDGHLRQIELKLGVEIANRGFVFRISGPNEAIVEAQKLVEALYAEAGETTFDNHAIHLRLAQANVEQIAERSYEAQDVAIKVKRGTVRGRGANQGRYLHQIATHDINFGIGPAGTGKTFLAVASAVEALNESRVQRLILVRPAVEAGEKLGFLPGDLSQKVDPYLRPLYDALYEMMGVEKVVKLLEKNVIEIAPLAYMRGRTLNDAFVILDEAQNTTIEQMKMFLTRLGYGSTAVVTGDLTQTDLPKHVKSGLRDAIDVLREVEGVSFTFFESRDVVRHPLVARIVSAYDRRDLHQIQPGATP, encoded by the coding sequence ATGAAAAGCATCGAGCATCGAGACTTCACCCTGTCGCCGGAAGACAACGAGCGACTGGCCAACCTGTGCGGCCCCTTCGACGGGCACCTGCGCCAGATCGAGCTGAAGCTCGGTGTGGAGATCGCAAATCGTGGCTTCGTGTTCCGCATCAGCGGGCCCAACGAGGCCATCGTCGAGGCGCAGAAGCTGGTTGAAGCGCTGTACGCCGAAGCCGGCGAAACCACCTTCGACAACCACGCCATCCATCTGCGCCTGGCGCAGGCCAATGTCGAGCAGATCGCCGAGCGCTCCTATGAAGCACAGGACGTGGCGATCAAGGTCAAGCGCGGCACGGTACGCGGCCGCGGTGCCAACCAGGGCCGCTACCTGCACCAGATCGCCACCCACGACATCAACTTCGGCATCGGCCCGGCCGGTACCGGCAAGACCTTCCTGGCCGTAGCCAGCGCGGTCGAAGCCCTGAACGAATCGCGGGTGCAGCGCTTGATCCTGGTGCGCCCGGCGGTGGAGGCCGGCGAGAAGCTGGGCTTCCTGCCCGGCGACCTGAGCCAGAAGGTCGACCCCTACCTGCGACCGCTGTACGACGCCCTGTACGAGATGATGGGCGTGGAGAAGGTGGTCAAGCTGCTGGAGAAGAACGTCATCGAGATCGCGCCGCTGGCTTACATGCGCGGCCGCACGCTCAACGATGCGTTCGTGATCCTGGACGAGGCGCAGAACACCACCATCGAGCAGATGAAGATGTTCCTGACCCGCCTGGGTTACGGCTCCACTGCGGTGGTCACCGGTGACCTGACCCAGACCGACCTGCCCAAGCATGTGAAGTCCGGCCTGCGCGACGCCATCGACGTGCTGCGCGAGGTCGAGGGCGTCAGCTTCACCTTCTTCGAATCCCGTGACGTGGTCCGCCACCCGCTGGTCGCGCGCATCGTCAGCGCCTACGACCGCCGCGACCTGCATCAGATCCAACCAGGAGCAACTCCATGA
- a CDS encoding HlyD family secretion protein: protein MGIGNGMRGIGLAGLGLLAGCGPSTPHALGTLEWDRITVPAPAAEVIAAVEVREGQPVKAGTVLMRLDPARGDAQFAAAQADTLRAQAQLEELEIGPRQEQITQAQAQLAALRAQAVEASAYYRRVQPLARQQLVAAAELDRARAAAGNAEASARAAEQAWLELVHGSRAQDITQGKAAADAARAQQAVQGVNLQKLQLRAPRDGVVDALPYRQGDQAPIGAPLAVMLVGERPYARVYLPQPLRLQVKVGQAAQIQLEGRSTVLKGRVRSIRSEPSFTPYYALTGDDVERLSYLAEIEVTEATDMQKLPAGLPVQVRF, encoded by the coding sequence ATGGGCATCGGCAACGGGATGCGGGGAATCGGACTGGCGGGTCTCGGCCTGCTGGCAGGATGTGGCCCATCAACGCCGCACGCGCTGGGGACGCTGGAGTGGGACCGGATCACGGTGCCGGCACCGGCGGCCGAAGTGATCGCCGCGGTGGAGGTGCGCGAGGGGCAGCCGGTCAAGGCGGGCACTGTGCTGATGCGGCTTGATCCCGCCCGTGGCGACGCACAGTTCGCCGCCGCACAGGCCGATACGCTGCGCGCGCAGGCACAGCTGGAAGAGCTGGAGATCGGTCCGCGCCAGGAGCAGATCACCCAGGCCCAGGCTCAGCTGGCCGCGCTTCGCGCCCAGGCCGTCGAAGCCAGCGCCTACTATCGCCGGGTGCAGCCGCTGGCACGCCAGCAGCTGGTGGCTGCCGCTGAACTGGATCGTGCACGTGCCGCCGCCGGCAACGCCGAGGCCAGCGCGCGCGCGGCCGAGCAGGCTTGGCTGGAGCTGGTGCACGGCAGCCGGGCACAGGACATCACCCAGGGCAAGGCCGCGGCCGACGCCGCACGCGCACAGCAGGCGGTGCAGGGCGTCAACCTGCAGAAGCTGCAGCTGCGCGCACCGCGCGATGGTGTGGTCGATGCCTTGCCCTACCGGCAGGGCGACCAGGCGCCGATCGGTGCGCCGTTGGCGGTGATGCTGGTCGGTGAGCGTCCCTATGCGCGCGTCTACCTGCCGCAGCCGCTGCGCCTGCAGGTGAAGGTCGGTCAGGCCGCGCAGATCCAGCTGGAAGGTCGGAGCACGGTGCTGAAAGGGCGCGTGCGATCGATCCGCAGCGAACCGTCGTTCACCCCGTACTACGCACTGACCGGCGACGACGTCGAGCGGCTGAGCTATCTGGCTGAAATCGAAGTGACCGAAGCCACCGACATGCAGAAGCTGCCGGCCGGGCTGCCGGTGCAGGTGCGCTTCTGA
- a CDS encoding ABC transporter ATP-binding protein, translated as MHAQGLTRRFGELLAVDNVDLTVPRGQVYGFLGPNGSGKSTTIRMLCGLLEPSAGQIEVLGLAVPEQAEALRRRIGYMTQRFSLYEDLSVRENLEFLAAIQDLPRAQARQRVDSLLQQYRLQDRQPQLAGTLSGGQKQRLALAGAVVHSPELLFLDEPTSAVDPESRRDFWEALFELADAGTTVLVSTHYMDEAERCHRLAILDRGALVADGTPAELCARLDGRTLQVTSAQPRQASRALSELPGVLSVAQIGTQLRVLCSEDVADAVALRRALASADPQARIEAVAPNLEDVFVAATRGRGREPVA; from the coding sequence GTGCACGCGCAGGGGCTGACCCGTCGCTTCGGCGAGCTGCTGGCCGTGGACAACGTCGACCTGACCGTGCCGCGTGGCCAGGTCTATGGCTTCCTGGGCCCGAACGGGTCGGGCAAGTCGACCACCATCCGCATGCTGTGCGGCCTGCTTGAGCCGAGCGCTGGGCAGATCGAGGTGCTGGGGTTGGCGGTTCCCGAGCAGGCCGAAGCGCTGCGCCGGCGCATCGGGTACATGACTCAGCGCTTCTCGCTGTACGAAGACCTGTCGGTACGCGAGAACCTGGAATTCCTTGCCGCCATCCAGGACCTGCCACGCGCGCAGGCGCGGCAGCGCGTTGATAGTTTGCTGCAGCAGTACCGGCTGCAGGACCGCCAACCACAACTGGCTGGCACGCTCAGTGGTGGGCAGAAGCAGCGCCTCGCCCTGGCGGGTGCCGTGGTGCATTCGCCCGAACTGCTGTTCCTGGACGAGCCGACCAGCGCGGTCGATCCTGAATCGCGCCGCGATTTCTGGGAGGCCCTGTTTGAACTTGCCGACGCCGGTACCACCGTGCTGGTGTCGACGCACTACATGGACGAAGCCGAGCGCTGCCACCGGCTGGCGATCCTGGATCGTGGTGCGCTGGTGGCCGATGGCACGCCGGCCGAACTGTGCGCACGGCTGGACGGCCGCACGTTGCAGGTCACGTCGGCGCAGCCGCGACAGGCCAGCCGCGCACTGTCTGAGCTGCCCGGCGTGCTGAGCGTGGCGCAGATCGGCACCCAGCTGCGAGTATTGTGCAGCGAGGATGTCGCGGACGCCGTCGCATTGCGGCGCGCGCTGGCCAGCGCCGATCCGCAGGCCCGCATCGAGGCGGTGGCGCCGAACCTGGAAGACGTGTTCGTCGCCGCTACCCGCGGCCGTGGCAGGGAGCCGGTGGCATGA
- a CDS encoding ABC transporter permease, with amino-acid sequence MNLRRLWAIMLKELRQLRRDRITLAMIVGIPVMQLLLFGYAINLNLRHLNAGVADQANSAASRALVQDMVATGVITPRSEAYTADQLMQALRRGEISVGIVVPADFERRRFDGREAVQVLVDGSDTVVQSAAIQLAQVPLDTRPTSNTRPLREGSIAGGPISVTSFYNPQRRSAVNIVPGLIGVILTMTLVMFTAVAVVRERERGNMELLIATPVSRSELMVGKVLPYAAIGLLQTTLVLVLGTWLFQVPIRGSLLDIYLAAVLLVLANLALGLLISTRARSQFQAMQMTLFLFLPSILLSGFMFPFAGMPRPVQWLAEVLPLTHFLRLVRGIMLRGASLWELWHDALALLAFIVVMMTLAILRFRKRLD; translated from the coding sequence ATGAACCTGCGCCGGCTGTGGGCGATCATGCTCAAGGAGCTGCGCCAGCTGCGCCGCGACCGCATCACGCTGGCGATGATCGTCGGCATTCCGGTGATGCAGCTGCTGCTGTTCGGCTACGCGATCAATCTCAACCTGCGCCATCTCAACGCTGGTGTCGCCGACCAGGCCAACAGTGCGGCGTCACGCGCGCTGGTGCAGGACATGGTCGCCACCGGCGTGATCACGCCGCGCAGCGAGGCGTACACGGCCGATCAACTGATGCAGGCGCTGCGCCGTGGCGAAATCAGTGTCGGCATCGTGGTGCCGGCCGACTTCGAGCGTCGTCGCTTCGATGGACGCGAGGCGGTGCAGGTGCTGGTCGACGGCAGCGACACCGTGGTGCAGAGCGCAGCGATCCAGCTGGCACAGGTGCCGCTGGATACGCGCCCGACCAGCAACACGCGGCCGCTGCGCGAAGGCAGCATCGCTGGTGGTCCAATCAGCGTGACCAGCTTCTACAACCCGCAGCGGCGTTCGGCGGTGAACATCGTGCCGGGCCTGATCGGGGTGATCCTGACCATGACCCTGGTGATGTTCACGGCGGTAGCGGTGGTGCGCGAACGCGAGCGCGGCAACATGGAACTGCTGATCGCCACGCCGGTGTCGCGCAGCGAACTGATGGTCGGCAAGGTGCTGCCCTATGCGGCCATCGGCCTGCTGCAGACCACGCTGGTATTGGTGCTGGGCACCTGGCTGTTCCAGGTGCCGATCCGCGGCAGCCTGCTGGACATCTATCTGGCCGCGGTGCTGCTGGTGCTGGCCAACCTGGCGCTGGGCCTGCTGATCTCCACGCGTGCGCGCTCGCAGTTCCAGGCGATGCAGATGACGCTGTTCCTGTTCCTGCCGTCGATCCTGTTGTCGGGCTTCATGTTCCCGTTCGCCGGCATGCCACGGCCGGTGCAGTGGCTGGCCGAGGTGCTGCCGCTGACCCACTTCCTGCGCCTGGTGCGCGGCATCATGCTGCGCGGCGCCTCGCTGTGGGAGTTGTGGCACGACGCGCTGGCGCTGCTAGCCTTCATCGTGGTGATGATGACCCTGGCCATCCTGCGTTTCCGCAAACGATTGGATTGA